The Verrucomicrobium spinosum DSM 4136 = JCM 18804 genome includes a region encoding these proteins:
- a CDS encoding biliverdin-producing heme oxygenase, with translation MPELLLSLKADTQQEHRLLEDRLDLFNRVTDLAAYRRLLESFYTLYSPLEEMLAGAVNWNSLGWDFEASRKTPWLLQDLVSLGADPAGLDALPRCQDLPLLSSASHAVGCLYVLEGSTLGGQLITKQFSSTLGATPDHGGRFFSGYGAGTVSHWRAFGEWVRSVEDQLDKTEATTAARAAFVSFDQWLNR, from the coding sequence ATGCCAGAACTGCTCCTTTCGCTCAAAGCCGACACTCAACAAGAACATCGGCTCCTTGAGGACAGACTGGACCTCTTCAACCGAGTCACCGATCTCGCCGCTTATCGCCGCTTGCTCGAGAGCTTTTACACGCTCTACTCCCCCTTGGAAGAAATGCTCGCTGGGGCCGTGAACTGGAACTCACTGGGGTGGGATTTCGAGGCTTCACGCAAGACGCCTTGGCTGTTACAGGATCTCGTGAGCTTGGGAGCAGACCCAGCCGGGCTCGATGCCCTGCCCCGCTGTCAGGATCTTCCACTTCTCTCCTCAGCTTCCCACGCTGTGGGCTGTCTCTATGTCCTGGAGGGTTCCACTCTGGGTGGGCAGCTCATTACCAAGCAGTTCTCCTCTACCCTAGGTGCGACACCAGATCACGGCGGGCGATTCTTCTCTGGTTACGGGGCGGGCACCGTCTCTCACTGGAGGGCCTTCGGAGAATGGGTGCGATCTGTGGAGGACCAACTGGACAAGACAGAGGCAACCACCGCAGCCAGGGCTGCCTTTGTTAGCTTTGACCAATGGCTCAACCGATAG
- a CDS encoding ferritin-like domain-containing protein: protein MNSNQDIKPIEDILSLLHNLIGISRDGEEGFKQAAEHARAEKLKQVFANYSHQRHEFVTQLQELERRFGESEVDGNGSAAGSLHRAWIGLRTALTSNDDQALLEEAERGEDAAKAAFEAAQRDFAELPVDVRSAIAAQSAQIRQAHDEVRNLRDSGLYKLPQGS from the coding sequence ATGAATTCAAACCAGGATATCAAGCCCATCGAAGACATTCTCTCCCTCCTTCACAATCTGATTGGCATCAGCCGGGATGGTGAAGAAGGCTTCAAACAGGCCGCAGAGCACGCACGCGCGGAGAAACTGAAGCAGGTGTTCGCCAATTACAGCCACCAGCGACACGAATTTGTGACCCAACTCCAGGAGCTGGAACGCCGTTTCGGCGAGTCCGAGGTGGATGGAAACGGGTCTGCCGCGGGCAGCTTGCACCGGGCTTGGATAGGGCTCCGCACTGCGCTTACCAGCAACGACGACCAGGCACTCCTGGAGGAAGCGGAGCGTGGTGAGGATGCCGCGAAGGCCGCATTCGAGGCTGCTCAACGGGACTTTGCCGAGTTGCCGGTGGATGTGCGGTCCGCCATTGCTGCCCAATCAGCCCAGATCCGCCAGGCCCATGATGAAGTGAGAAATCTTCGCGACTCGGGCTTGTACAAACTTCCGCAGGGCAGCTAA
- a CDS encoding sensor histidine kinase: MTVPPKTMELLVVSAANGAEVTTQVAVAGRAVFGEAAVREVGGGGNLLEEPAVHHAQMVVLVDPDTGTVRAAGSALDSQQLPRWAVIVLDNSELISSGAGLARALGDAWKIYQAERECARLRGDLKAVARRVNHDLRSPLGGITTTAELIKELLGESNAELAALTDPLFDSAQSMIRLMDRISFMARAVADPPSGALVAMTEVVWAAEQRLQRQLMRKKITIRRPASWPEVSGVAAWLEVVWLNLMSNAIEHSVAETEVQLFWELAGTRAVRFGVRDTGKGVPPAKRSQLFYPFHLLQQPNSPHGLGLPIVQRLVEMQGGEVACDFPETGGSVFSFTLPV, from the coding sequence ATGACCGTCCCTCCCAAGACCATGGAACTGTTGGTGGTGAGTGCCGCAAATGGCGCAGAGGTAACAACCCAGGTGGCGGTGGCCGGTCGCGCTGTGTTTGGTGAAGCGGCCGTGCGCGAAGTGGGGGGGGGGGGCAACCTGCTGGAGGAGCCTGCGGTGCACCATGCCCAAATGGTTGTGCTTGTGGATCCAGATACAGGAACGGTCCGTGCTGCGGGAAGCGCTCTCGACTCCCAGCAGCTTCCACGTTGGGCAGTGATCGTATTGGATAACTCTGAGCTGATATCTTCAGGAGCGGGGTTGGCCCGGGCGCTTGGCGATGCCTGGAAGATTTATCAGGCAGAGCGGGAGTGTGCCCGCCTTCGCGGAGATCTCAAGGCGGTGGCGCGAAGGGTAAATCATGATCTGCGGTCTCCATTGGGAGGCATCACCACCACAGCCGAGTTGATCAAGGAACTGCTGGGCGAGTCTAATGCCGAACTGGCTGCCTTGACGGACCCTCTCTTTGATTCGGCCCAGTCCATGATCCGGTTGATGGACCGCATCAGCTTTATGGCCCGGGCGGTGGCTGACCCCCCCTCTGGCGCTCTGGTGGCGATGACGGAAGTGGTGTGGGCAGCGGAACAGCGTCTGCAGCGTCAACTCATGCGGAAAAAGATCACCATACGTCGTCCCGCGAGCTGGCCGGAGGTGTCGGGCGTAGCGGCCTGGCTGGAAGTGGTGTGGCTCAATCTGATGAGCAATGCCATCGAACACTCCGTGGCTGAAACGGAAGTGCAGCTTTTCTGGGAACTCGCGGGCACCCGGGCAGTGCGATTCGGTGTACGTGACACCGGAAAAGGAGTGCCTCCCGCCAAGCGGAGTCAGCTCTTCTATCCCTTCCACCTGCTCCAGCAGCCCAACAGCCCTCATGGCCTGGGCCTGCCGATTGTGCAACGGCTGGTGGAGATGCAGGGCGGAGAGGTGGCGTGCGACTTTCCTGAAACCGGAGGAAGTGTTTTTTCCTTTACTCTCCCGGTCTGA
- a CDS encoding outer membrane beta-barrel protein, whose translation MKSNLLLLLATIGGLGSTAMAGTPAPTEITPPPAPVSLYNAHELQFDLFGQYGVTSSGNERLIGDDAFGGGLGVNYFITRWFGIGGEGSLFDTDGDTVGTATFNVFLRAPLGESGFAVYGFTGIGITFNADDIDSDDFDDFQDRVEDDDDPKDSDDVLLQGHVGVGIEYRFSPNFGIFTDARYTFVERDDSDFTLIRAGVRFAF comes from the coding sequence ATGAAGAGCAACCTCCTCCTCCTCCTCGCCACGATTGGCGGCCTTGGCAGCACCGCCATGGCAGGCACCCCGGCACCCACGGAGATCACACCTCCCCCAGCCCCTGTCTCACTTTACAACGCTCATGAACTCCAGTTTGACCTCTTTGGTCAATATGGTGTCACCAGTTCCGGCAACGAGCGGCTCATCGGTGATGACGCTTTCGGCGGCGGTCTGGGAGTGAATTATTTCATCACACGCTGGTTCGGCATTGGTGGTGAAGGCTCCCTCTTTGACACGGATGGAGACACCGTGGGCACCGCCACCTTCAATGTCTTTCTCCGCGCTCCGCTCGGAGAGTCAGGCTTTGCAGTTTATGGCTTTACCGGCATCGGCATCACCTTCAATGCGGACGACATTGACAGCGACGACTTCGATGACTTCCAAGACCGCGTTGAGGACGACGATGATCCTAAAGATTCCGACGACGTCCTCCTTCAGGGCCACGTCGGAGTCGGCATCGAGTATCGCTTCAGCCCGAACTTTGGTATCTTCACCGATGCCCGCTACACGTTTGTTGAACGCGATGACAGTGACTTCACGCTGATTCGCGCAGGCGTTCGCTTCGCCTTCTAA
- a CDS encoding TetR/AcrR family transcriptional regulator, with translation MSTLLTLSATSAPTAVAKVPSAITRLTLLDTAEQLFAERGIDGTSVRDITKAAAANVSAVNYHFGGKDGLVEAVFFRRLAPLNDRRLTRLEAAVKYAGESPVPLEDILDAFIRPSVDELRTGGCTSHFLRLMGRCLQEPNPKLETFLVGVFAEVVSSFNPHFLRALPGLPAGELFWRTSFMFGTLHHALYTWSSFETCQFASMTGMPHTARLTGEQLVRSLIHYAAAGMRAPFSSEVPLPS, from the coding sequence GTGTCCACCCTGCTCACCCTCTCTGCCACGAGCGCCCCGACCGCTGTAGCGAAGGTCCCGTCCGCAATAACCCGCCTCACCCTCCTGGACACCGCTGAACAACTTTTCGCCGAGCGAGGCATTGACGGCACCTCGGTACGGGACATTACCAAAGCCGCTGCCGCGAACGTCTCTGCGGTGAACTACCACTTTGGTGGCAAAGATGGCCTGGTAGAGGCCGTGTTCTTCCGCCGGCTGGCCCCCCTTAATGATCGGCGGTTGACCCGGCTTGAGGCAGCTGTCAAATATGCTGGCGAGTCCCCCGTCCCCTTGGAAGACATCCTGGATGCCTTCATCCGCCCGTCGGTGGACGAGCTTCGCACCGGCGGTTGCACAAGCCACTTTCTCCGCCTGATGGGGCGCTGCCTTCAAGAGCCCAACCCCAAGCTGGAAACATTCCTCGTGGGAGTGTTCGCGGAGGTAGTTTCCTCCTTCAATCCGCATTTCCTTCGCGCCTTGCCTGGGTTGCCTGCGGGAGAGCTGTTCTGGCGCACCAGCTTCATGTTTGGCACTCTGCACCATGCCTTATATACCTGGAGCAGCTTTGAGACATGCCAGTTCGCCAGCATGACAGGCATGCCGCACACCGCCCGGCTCACGGGTGAGCAGCTGGTTCGCTCCCTCATCCACTACGCCGCTGCGGGCATGCGTGCCCCCTTCAGCTCTGAAGTTCCCCTTCCTTCCTGA
- a CDS encoding mechanosensitive ion channel family protein produces MKLLAIAFWTVLFGMTGWAQQPPPKLPDIGTMVKPAEPVEPVLPDFFSLAQVAEQAQNTDLEMEVLRADAEGVKVESGVTARLGKLAAEITARNAETAAILGASPGLDALQSQEAVWTEMRRLLGTWQSELAARADHLERRDQRLSKLAETWQKTLDEAKKAGAMPEVLKRISAVMDQIQKTRVAGQKASGGIVALQTKVSTEDARAREMQVAITQAQSRAMRMLLQPDAPMIWRSDALQRSADVMRLEAGEALPVQWSALGEYLLRQRGALVLHALIVTAFFLLITWMRRHVGQWAVGDESLRGAAVVFGVPKSTALVLSVLVSGWIYPQPPRILWAVVGGVALAPTLYVLHHLVAGSLRKLLYGLTGFYLFGVILNLAAPWPVMTRFLFLGETLAGALFCLWFLRRAAKPDDASSRLWSITLLAVRMAMAVFGVAFVMNALGYVGLARFLTAGLFKSTYLALVLNAAVNVVDALVGCFLHFRPVAKLRAVQRHRPMLRRRSSRLLRWLAGFWWVTSTLEVLSLKRPVFEAIETALTSNWILGSATLSIGGVVTFGLMVTGAFLLSRMLRFVLEEDIYPRVRLARGVPYAISTMLHYVILLVGFVLAVAALGYDMTKFTILAGAFGVGLGFGMQNIVNNFVSGLILLFERPVQVGDIIQLEAVTGVVTHIGIRASIVKVGDGSEVVVPNGKLIADRFTNWTLTDRKRRLEVAVTVGKDADPQRVMEVINGVAVGHPLVATAPAPQTCLTEFVAGGIKFELRVWTNRFEDARPLCSDLNVAVHKALTEQGIALL; encoded by the coding sequence ATGAAGCTGCTGGCAATCGCCTTCTGGACGGTACTGTTTGGGATGACAGGGTGGGCTCAGCAGCCGCCGCCTAAACTGCCGGACATAGGCACGATGGTGAAGCCCGCGGAACCGGTGGAGCCGGTGCTCCCAGATTTCTTCTCTCTGGCCCAAGTGGCGGAGCAGGCCCAAAACACGGATCTGGAGATGGAAGTGCTCCGGGCTGATGCAGAGGGCGTGAAGGTGGAAAGCGGAGTGACCGCCCGGCTTGGTAAACTGGCTGCCGAGATAACTGCACGAAACGCAGAGACGGCGGCCATCCTGGGTGCCTCTCCAGGCCTGGATGCGCTACAGTCACAGGAAGCTGTGTGGACAGAGATGCGACGCTTGCTTGGCACGTGGCAAAGTGAACTGGCTGCCCGGGCGGATCACCTGGAGAGGCGTGACCAGCGTCTGAGTAAACTGGCGGAGACCTGGCAGAAGACTTTGGATGAAGCAAAGAAGGCAGGGGCCATGCCGGAAGTTCTAAAGCGGATCAGTGCGGTGATGGATCAGATCCAAAAGACGCGCGTTGCGGGTCAAAAAGCCAGTGGCGGGATTGTGGCGTTGCAAACGAAAGTGAGCACTGAAGATGCCCGCGCCAGGGAGATGCAGGTCGCCATCACCCAGGCGCAGAGTCGGGCAATGCGGATGCTTCTACAGCCTGATGCACCGATGATCTGGAGGTCGGACGCGCTCCAGCGTTCGGCGGATGTGATGAGACTGGAGGCTGGCGAGGCCCTACCGGTACAGTGGTCAGCTCTGGGGGAGTACCTGCTGCGCCAACGGGGTGCCTTGGTATTGCACGCACTGATTGTCACCGCTTTTTTTCTGCTCATCACCTGGATGCGACGCCATGTGGGGCAATGGGCGGTGGGGGATGAATCCCTGCGTGGGGCAGCGGTGGTCTTTGGCGTGCCGAAGAGCACCGCGCTGGTTCTTTCCGTCCTGGTCAGCGGCTGGATCTATCCCCAGCCTCCCCGAATCCTCTGGGCGGTGGTGGGAGGCGTGGCGCTGGCGCCGACCCTTTATGTGCTGCACCATCTGGTGGCGGGATCGTTGCGGAAGCTCCTCTATGGCCTGACTGGTTTTTATCTCTTCGGTGTGATCTTGAACCTCGCTGCGCCCTGGCCGGTGATGACTCGTTTTCTTTTCCTGGGGGAAACGCTGGCGGGCGCCTTGTTTTGTCTTTGGTTTTTGCGTCGCGCTGCAAAGCCCGATGATGCCTCATCACGGCTCTGGTCCATTACCCTGCTGGCAGTGAGGATGGCCATGGCGGTGTTTGGCGTGGCGTTTGTGATGAATGCCCTGGGCTACGTCGGGTTGGCGAGATTCCTGACAGCCGGTCTGTTCAAAAGCACCTACCTGGCGCTCGTCCTCAACGCAGCGGTCAATGTGGTGGACGCGCTGGTAGGTTGTTTCCTCCACTTCCGGCCGGTGGCGAAACTGCGTGCCGTGCAGCGACACCGGCCCATGTTGCGTCGCCGCAGCAGCCGGCTGTTGCGCTGGCTCGCCGGGTTCTGGTGGGTCACCTCCACCCTGGAAGTGCTGTCCCTGAAGCGACCGGTGTTCGAAGCCATCGAGACCGCCCTGACGAGCAACTGGATTCTGGGATCTGCCACTCTTTCAATTGGCGGTGTCGTCACTTTTGGATTGATGGTGACGGGGGCGTTTCTGCTGTCCCGGATGCTGCGTTTCGTGCTGGAGGAGGACATCTATCCCCGGGTCCGTCTGGCACGAGGTGTTCCCTACGCGATCTCCACGATGCTGCACTATGTGATCCTGCTGGTGGGATTTGTGCTGGCGGTGGCGGCACTGGGGTATGACATGACAAAGTTCACCATCCTGGCCGGTGCGTTCGGCGTGGGGCTGGGTTTTGGGATGCAGAACATCGTGAACAATTTCGTCTCTGGCCTGATCCTGCTCTTTGAGCGTCCTGTGCAGGTAGGGGACATCATCCAACTGGAGGCCGTCACCGGAGTGGTGACGCATATCGGAATCCGGGCCAGCATCGTCAAGGTGGGGGATGGTTCTGAAGTCGTGGTCCCCAACGGCAAACTCATCGCAGACCGCTTTACGAACTGGACGCTAACTGACCGCAAAAGGCGCCTGGAAGTGGCGGTAACGGTTGGGAAGGATGCCGACCCCCAACGCGTGATGGAGGTTATCAACGGGGTAGCAGTGGGCCATCCGCTGGTGGCGACTGCTCCTGCACCGCAAACCTGCCTCACCGAGTTCGTGGCCGGGGGCATTAAGTTTGAGCTGCGAGTGTGGACAAACCGGTTCGAAGACGCCCGCCCCCTCTGTAGTGACTTGAATGTTGCAGTCCATAAAGCCCTCACGGAGCAGGGGATAGCGCTGCTTTAA